A region from the Rosa rugosa chromosome 6, drRosRugo1.1, whole genome shotgun sequence genome encodes:
- the LOC133716285 gene encoding uncharacterized protein LOC133716285, protein MEKSRQEKRKEARLAKNARKNESWLLRQAYAHFASIYLTRAQKLNSSKSTDSSVQNLKDKTVTQLDGNSERSRNMNKTNMGVETEVENTKSEAPEHSYPKPLKAVGGDKVSKRTPKTKFEKFLELDNTRADEDLELERKLKVKGGKLKGEDLGLNMLFEGISSLADSLGNKEVTYPEALASKRSPRKKRKKEKLLPDDLKGEDPKVVATDGAEVESSDFPSKSSSRKRQKKRKSLEETKEGNKGGDMDIKVSKPMDSYGTDIVLEKVPAKTPKKYVAPHLRSRAGNELEEHSQVRRQLRGLLNRLSESNVESITGEVSVLMRSIPRGIASQIFGHEEVLASCAHGPRGNEQHAAVFAAFVADMASSVGIDFGAKLLALLAKTFEDEYHKEDNISLRNVTLLLSQLCIFGVCSR, encoded by the exons ATGGAGAAATCAAGACAAGAAAAGCGAAAAGAAGCTCGGTTGGCCAAAAATGCCAGAAAAAACGAGTCTTGGCTCCTACGTCAAGCATATGCTCACTTTGCTTCTATTTATTTGACG AGAGCTCAAAAGCTCAATAGTTCAAAATCTACAGATTCTTCTGTTCAGAATCTGAAAGACAAAACAGTTACCCAATTGGATGGTAATTCTGAGAGAAGTAGGAATATGAATAAAACTAATATGGGAGTGGAAACAGAAGTTGAAAATACGAAATCAGAGGCTCCAGAACATAGTTATCCAAAACCATTAAAGGCAGTGGGAGGAGACAAGGTTTCAAAGAGAACCCCAAAAACAAAGTTTGAGAAGTTTCTTGAACTGGATAATACTAGGGCCGATGAGGATTTGGAACTAGAAAGGAAACTCAAAGTGAAGGGTGGAAAATTGAAGGGTGAGGATCTTGGTCTTAACATGTTGTTTGAAGGAATTTCATCTCTTGCTGATTCATTGGGAAACAAAGAAGTGACATATCCTGAGGCATTGGCTTCTAAAAGATCTCCAAGAAAGAAACggaagaaggaaaagttattaCCTGATGACTTGAAAGGTGAAGATCCAAAGGTTGTCGCCACAGATGGTGCTGAGGTGGAATCTTCAGATTTTCCTTCCAAGTCATCTTCGAGGAAGAGACAGAAGAAGAGAAAGTCCTTGGAGGAAACAAAAGAGGGCAACAAGGGAGGTGATATGGACATTAAGGTATCTAAGCCAATGGATTCATATGGGACGGATATTGTATTGGAAAAAGTTCCTGCCAAGACACCTAAAAAATATGTAGCTCCTCACTTAAGATCACGTGCAGGGAATGAGCTTGAAGAGCATAGTCAGGTCCGTCGACAATTACGTGGCCTTCTAAATAGGCTCTCGGAATCTAATGTGGAATCCATTACAGGGGAGGTTTCTGTCCTCATGCGTTCCATTCCTCGTGGTATCGCCTCCCAGATATTTGGTCATGAGGAGGTATTAGCCTCGTGTGCACATGGCCCTCGTGGAAATGAACA GCATGCTGCTGTTTTTGCTGCTTTTGTGGCTGACATGGCCAGTTCAGTGGGAATCGACTTTGGTGCGAAGCTTCTAGCTTTACTTGCTAAAACTTTTGAG GATGAGTACCACAAAGAGGACAATATTTCCTTGAGAAATGTTACTCTTTTACTCTCTCAATTATGCATATTTGGAGTTTGTTCGAGGTAG
- the LOC133716284 gene encoding uncharacterized protein LOC133716284, giving the protein MAAQSIRELSSSVVTRGIPTCIITYPAAAQGLTAEFELKSRLLNRLPIFHGLSMEDPYKHLMEFQFICTSMKPQGADENILKLKAFSFSLADRAKDWLYQLPSGHITSWDAMMKVFLEKYFPTSRIIMLKKKISGITQAQNESYSAYYERFKSLLAQCPQHIVKDENLLTCFYEGLLPLERQMLDATSRDSSVDKLPAEGKALIANCALNAQQVEDIGSSARARVNEISTNSLLEDKIDKLTSLVSQALTTKGQALACRICSMQGYVTDQCPQLIENGGWESANSVGFQQGQNRPQNDPFAQTYNEGWRNHPNFRWKDNDNVENPNQNINSYNRAPPGFYQKPQDPLNSTPLNSSSSNPNYDKMFEALTSSTQALIQSQKNQAKDIADLKRQMGDVVVILSKLHEQGKLPSNTIPNPKAQYESAKAVTLRNGRVLDDATKGIRKVTKDKDSVLTSSKALQKDPAMFNCEARTSSPASPTPESKGTTPNSSIPVSINPLSSCFPFPNRFAKSKEEEDKRDVLDILRKVQVNIR; this is encoded by the exons ATGGCAGCTCAATCAATTAGGGAGCTTTCCTCTTCTGTTGTGACCAGAGGCATTCCTACATGCATCATCACTTACCCTGCTGCGGCTCAAGGATTAACAGCCGAGTTCGAATTAAAATCTAGACTACTCAACCGCCTTCCCATTTTTCATGGACTCTCTATGGAGGATCCTTATAAGCATTTGATGGAGTTTCAATTCATTTGTACAAGTATGAAGCCGcaaggagcagatgaaaacATTTTAAAGCTAAAGGCATTTTCGTTCTCTCTTGCTGATCGTGCTAAGGATTGGCTATACCAGCTACCAAGTGGACACATTACTTCTTGGGACGCCATGATGAAGGTGTTTCTGGAAAAGTACTTCCCTACATCTCGTATTATCATGCTAAAGAAGAAAATAAGTGGAATTACTCAAGCACAGAACGAGTCGTATTCAGCttactatgagaggttcaaatCCTTGCTcgctcaatgtcctcaacatatAGTGAAGGATGAGAATCTTCTCACTTGTTTCTATGAAGGACTCCTCCCTCTTGAAAGACAAATGCTTGATGCTACTTCTAGAGATTCTTCTGTTGACAAGTTACCAGCTGAAGGGAAGGCCTTGATAGCCAATTGTGCACTAAATGCCCAACAAGTTGAAGACATAGGATCCTCAGCACGAGCAAGGGTCAATGAGATAAGTACTAATTCTCttttggaagataaaattgaTAAACTTACTTCACTTGTGTCTCAGGCTTTGACTACTAAAGGGCAAGCATTGGCTTGTAGaatatgctctatgcaagggtaTGTGactgatcaatgccctcaaTTAATTGAAAATGGTGGATGGGAGAGTGCCAACTCCGTAGGGTTCCAACAAGGGCAAAACCGTCCACAAAATGATCCATTTGCGCAAACTTACAATGAAGGATGGAGAAATCATCCAAACTTCAGATGGAAGGATAATGACAACGTCGAGAACCCTAATCAGAACATCAACTCCTATAATCGTGCTCCACCAGGCTTCTATCAGAAGCCTCAGGATCCCCTAAACTCTACTCCTTTGAATTCCTCATCTTCTAATCCTAATTATGATAAAATGTTTGAGGCTTTAACATCTtctactcaagctttgattCAAAGTCAAAAAAATCAAGCCAAGGATATAGCTGACCTCAAAAGGCAGATGGGAGATGTGGTGGTAATTTTGAGCAAGTTGCATGAGCAAGGGAAacttccgagcaacacaattccaaatccAAAGGCTCAATATGAATCTGCCAAAGCTGTGACCTTAAGGAATGGGAGAGTGCTTGATGATGCCACCAAGGGCATCAGAAAAGTCACCAAGGACAAGGATAGTGTCCTAAcgtcatcaaaggcccttcaaAAGGACCCTGCAATGTTCAACTGTGAGGCTAGGACCTCATCCCCTGCTTCGCCAACTCCGGAATCCAAAG GTACAACTCCTAACTCTTCAATTCCGGTTTCAATTAATCCTCTTTCTTCCTGTTTTCCTTTTCCAAACAGATTTGCTAAATCAAAGGAAGAGGAAGATAAGAGGGACGTTTTGGACATTCTCCGGAAAGTTCAAGTCAACATCCGGTGA
- the LOC133714668 gene encoding vacuolar protein sorting-associated protein 36: protein MAGNFLEAVELTSSGRPVLLPSEIECSLLSAVDLECEDLPNFPNLKSGILTLTTHRLLWVSDSSSQGASSAIPLASISHIFSAKKSLKSIFASPRIRFQLSVSPDGRVSNSGSGSRSVVVTVVVRGKGADLDVFLTKFWDNWRGRAWETGNADVTSGSESVSGSTSSGLYTKEGTVRMVGVSGILRKEQEMWETTDKSLQDAFQDLNALMSKAKEMVMLAEKMRQKLLSGSTSQPGAAEDEELGSKQDMQDWLLSVGIISPVTKESAGALYHQQLSRQLADFVRLPLERAGGMMNLIDIYCLFNRARGTELISPEDLLQACFLWEKFDVPVMLRKFDSGVMVIQNKSHSDEEIFARIKTLATKPDALRTGVSASDAAITLGIAPGMAKEHLLTAESKGFLCRDISPDGFRFYINLFPDIDPNNVYLVKDYGVYDTWLKVASASR from the exons ATGGCCGGAAATTTCCTGGAAGCTGTGGAGCTAACAAGCAGTGGACGCCCAGTCCTCCTCCCATCAGAGATTGAATGTTCGCTCCTCTCCGCTGTAGACCTCGAATGCGAAGACCTCCCTAACTTCCCTAACCTCAAATCGGGTATCCTCACCCTTACCACCCACCGCCTCTTGTGGGTCTCCGACTCCTCTTCACAAGGAGCCTCTTCAGCCATCCCACTTGCCTCCATCAGCCACATCTTCTCCGCCAAAAAGTCCCTCAAGTCCATCTTTGCCTCGCCCCGGATCCGGTTCCAGCTTTCGGTGTCACCCGACGGCCGGGTTTCAAATTCAGGTTCAGGTTCTAGGTCCGTCGTCGTTACAGTGGTTGTGAGGGGGAAGGGTGCTGATTTGGACGTGTTTTTGACCAAGTTTTGGGATAACTGGCGGGGAAGAGCCTGGGAGACTGGGAATGCAGATGTCACTTCGGGTTCTGAGTCGGTTTCTGGGTCGACTTCTTCTGGATTATACACCAAGGAAGGAACGGTGAGGATGGTTGGGGTGTCTGGAATACTCAGGAAGGAACAAGAGATGTGGGAGACTACTGATAAGAGCTTGCAGGATGCTTTCCAGGACTTGAATGCTCTCATG AGTAAAGCTAAAGAGATGGTGATGCTAGCAGAGAAAATGAGGCAGAAACTTTTATCCGGCTCGACTTCTCAGCCTGGTGCAGCAGAGGACGAGGAATTGGGTTCCAAACAAGACATGCAAGACTGGTTGCTGAGTGTTGGTATTATATCGCCTGTCACCAAAGAGTCTGCTGGTGCTCTTTACCACCAACAATTGTCCCGTCAG TTGGCAGATTTTGTCAGGCTTCCACTTGAGAGAGCTGGAGGAATGATGAATCTTATAGATATTTACTGTCTCTTCAATCGTGCTCGAGGAACAG AATTGATCTCGCCAGAGGATCTGCTGCAAGCATGTTTTCTTTGGGAGAAGTTTGATGT CCCAGTAATGCTTCGGAAGTTTGATAGTGGGGTGATGGTAATCCAGAATAAGTCCCACAGTGATGAAGAG ATTTTTGCTAGGATCAAGACCCTTGCAACAAAGCCCGATGCTCTTCGAACTGGTGTAAGTGCcagtgatgctgcaatcacacTAGGTATTGCTCCAGGCATGGCCAAGGAGCATCTTCTAACTGCTGAAAGCAAAG gttttctatgcagggatatTAGCCCGGATGGCTTTCGCTTTTATATTAACCTGTTTCCAGACATTGATCCAAACAATGTTTACTT AGTGAAAGATTATGGAGTCTATGACACATGGTTAAAGGTGGCCTCTGCTTCTAGATGA